One Georgenia wutianyii DNA segment encodes these proteins:
- a CDS encoding NCS2 family permease has translation MSTTAPTRTHNRSWLDRHFQISERGSTVGREIRGGIVTFFAMSYILVLNPLILSTPDSTGAFLGGGTDGPNFAAVAAGTALVAGLMSILMGAVANFPLALAAGLGLNAVVAYTIVGLPGMTWADAMGIVVLEGLLILVLVLTGLREAVFRAVPQQLKVAISVGLGLFIALIGLVNAGIVRPGGTPLELGHNGSIVGWPSVVFIVGLFLILILFVKKVRGAILIGVVVATILAGVIEAVADVGLRADGDVGGWGLTVPAIEGSIFSLPEFLTLGQFSLVGAVTKLGIVSAALLIFSLMLADFFDTMGTMVAVGSEAGLLDEEGNPPRTRSILIVDSVAAAAGGAGGVSSNTSYIESAAGVGDGGRTGLTSVVTGIAFLLSIFLAPLAQFVPYEAATPALVVVGFLMMQQVTDINWRDLSIAVPAFLTIILMPFSYSISVGIGAGFIAYVVLAAAKKGGARKVHWLMWAVAVLFVIYFALGPIQDLLGL, from the coding sequence ATGTCCACCACTGCGCCGACGCGCACTCACAACCGCAGCTGGCTCGACCGCCACTTCCAGATCTCCGAGCGGGGCTCCACCGTCGGACGCGAGATCCGCGGCGGCATCGTCACGTTCTTCGCGATGTCCTACATCCTCGTCCTCAACCCGCTGATCCTCTCCACCCCGGACAGCACCGGCGCCTTCCTCGGTGGGGGCACCGACGGCCCGAACTTCGCCGCCGTCGCGGCCGGCACGGCGCTCGTCGCCGGCCTCATGTCGATCCTCATGGGCGCGGTGGCCAACTTCCCGCTGGCCCTGGCCGCGGGACTCGGCCTCAACGCCGTCGTCGCCTACACCATCGTCGGGCTGCCGGGGATGACCTGGGCCGACGCCATGGGCATCGTCGTGCTCGAGGGCCTCCTCATCCTCGTCCTCGTGCTCACCGGACTGCGCGAGGCGGTCTTCCGCGCGGTGCCCCAGCAGCTCAAGGTCGCCATCTCGGTGGGCCTGGGCCTGTTCATCGCGCTCATCGGCCTGGTCAACGCGGGCATCGTCCGCCCCGGAGGCACGCCCCTCGAGCTCGGGCACAACGGCTCCATCGTCGGGTGGCCGTCCGTCGTCTTCATCGTCGGCCTGTTCCTCATCCTCATCCTCTTCGTGAAGAAGGTCCGCGGGGCCATCCTCATCGGCGTCGTCGTGGCCACGATCCTCGCCGGCGTCATCGAGGCCGTCGCCGACGTCGGCCTGCGGGCCGACGGGGACGTCGGTGGCTGGGGCCTGACCGTCCCGGCGATCGAGGGGTCGATCTTCAGCCTCCCCGAGTTCCTCACCCTCGGTCAGTTCTCTCTCGTCGGTGCCGTCACCAAGCTCGGGATCGTCTCCGCGGCGCTGCTCATCTTCTCCCTCATGCTCGCCGACTTCTTCGACACGATGGGCACGATGGTCGCCGTCGGCTCCGAGGCCGGGCTGCTCGACGAGGAGGGCAACCCGCCGCGCACGCGTTCCATCCTCATCGTCGACTCGGTCGCCGCGGCGGCCGGTGGTGCCGGGGGCGTCTCGTCCAACACGAGCTACATCGAGTCCGCGGCCGGCGTGGGCGACGGCGGGCGCACCGGCCTGACGTCGGTCGTCACCGGGATCGCGTTCCTGCTGTCGATCTTCCTCGCCCCGCTCGCGCAGTTCGTGCCCTACGAGGCGGCGACGCCCGCGCTCGTCGTCGTCGGCTTCCTCATGATGCAGCAGGTCACCGACATCAACTGGCGCGACCTGTCGATCGCGGTGCCCGCGTTCCTCACGATCATCCTCATGCCCTTCTCCTACTCGATCAGCGTGGGCATCGGCGCGGGCTTCATCGCCTACGTCGTGCTCGCCGCGGCGAAGAAGGGCGGCGCCCGCAAGGTGCACTGGCTGATGTGGGCGGTCGCCGTGCTCTTCGTCATCTACTTCGCGCTCGGCCCGATCCAGGACCTGCTCGGTCTCTGA
- a CDS encoding MFS transporter — MRSTFASLRFFNYRLWFAGALVANVGTWMQRVAQDWLVLTELSDNSGVAVGIVTGLQFLPMLLLSPFGGLLADRLPRRKLLIATQTALGVLAAGLGALVLSGHAQLWHVYVFALALGVVTALDNPVRQTFVAEMVPPASLPNAVGLNSASFNAARLIGPGVSGLLIAVVGPGWVFIINAVSFAATILSLTLMRKDELHALPHTSRGKGQIRDGFAYVRGRSDIMTIMVVVGVVGALGLNFQLTSALMATEVFDKGAGQYGILGSIMAIGSLSGALLAARRKRPRVRLVLGAAFAFGLTSGVMALMPTYELFALMTIPVGLTSLTMMTAANATVQMSTDPQFRGRVMSLYMMVFLGTTPIGAPLIGWVGETLGARWSIGVGAIASMVVALAATLWAKRSWHVEVTYRLRHRPHVSMVGPSERARSHEEATARLGASDAENVTGM, encoded by the coding sequence ATGAGGTCGACCTTCGCCTCACTGAGGTTCTTCAACTACCGGCTGTGGTTCGCCGGGGCGCTCGTCGCCAACGTCGGCACGTGGATGCAGCGCGTGGCCCAGGACTGGCTCGTGCTCACCGAGCTGTCGGACAACTCCGGTGTGGCCGTCGGCATCGTCACCGGCCTGCAGTTCCTCCCGATGCTCCTGCTCAGCCCGTTCGGCGGGCTGCTCGCCGACCGGCTGCCGCGCCGCAAGCTCCTCATCGCCACCCAGACCGCCCTCGGCGTGCTCGCCGCGGGCCTGGGCGCGCTCGTGCTCAGCGGCCACGCCCAGCTGTGGCACGTCTACGTCTTCGCGCTCGCGCTCGGCGTCGTCACCGCGCTGGACAACCCGGTGCGCCAGACGTTCGTCGCCGAGATGGTGCCGCCCGCCAGCCTGCCCAACGCCGTCGGCCTCAACAGCGCGTCCTTCAACGCCGCCCGACTCATCGGGCCGGGCGTCTCCGGCCTGCTCATCGCCGTCGTCGGACCCGGGTGGGTCTTCATCATCAACGCGGTGAGCTTCGCCGCGACGATCCTCTCGCTCACCCTCATGCGCAAGGACGAGCTCCACGCGCTGCCGCACACCTCCCGCGGGAAGGGGCAGATCCGCGACGGGTTCGCCTACGTGCGCGGGCGCAGCGACATCATGACGATCATGGTCGTCGTCGGCGTGGTCGGCGCCCTCGGGCTGAACTTCCAGCTGACGAGCGCGCTCATGGCCACCGAGGTCTTCGACAAGGGCGCGGGGCAGTACGGCATCCTCGGCTCGATCATGGCCATCGGCTCCCTCAGCGGCGCGCTGCTCGCGGCCCGCCGCAAGCGGCCGCGCGTGCGCCTGGTCCTCGGGGCCGCGTTCGCCTTCGGCCTCACCTCCGGGGTCATGGCGCTCATGCCGACCTACGAGCTCTTCGCGCTCATGACCATCCCGGTGGGCCTCACCTCGCTCACGATGATGACCGCCGCGAACGCCACCGTGCAGATGTCCACCGACCCGCAGTTCCGCGGGCGGGTGATGAGCCTGTACATGATGGTGTTCCTCGGCACGACCCCCATCGGCGCACCCCTCATCGGGTGGGTCGGGGAGACGCTCGGCGCCCGCTGGTCCATCGGTGTGGGCGCGATCGCCTCGATGGTCGTCGCCCTCGCCGCCACCCTGTGGGCCAAGCGGAGCTGGCACGTCGAGGTCACCTACCGCCTGCGCCACCGGCCGCACGTGTCGATGGTCGGCCCGAGCGAGCGCGCCCGGTCCCACGAGGAGGCCACGGCCCGCCTCGGCGCCTCCGACGCGGAGAACGTGACGGGCATGTAG
- a CDS encoding DUF2530 domain-containing protein, producing the protein MRLPETRSEDLPPVRVNTVTMFLTGTVAWVLALVVVLVLQATGREVSGGVQICLTGIGLGLLGVAWAVPRQRRAQRREAAQPPTP; encoded by the coding sequence ATGCGCCTGCCGGAGACCCGCTCGGAGGACCTGCCACCCGTGCGGGTCAACACCGTGACGATGTTCCTCACCGGCACGGTCGCGTGGGTGCTCGCCCTCGTCGTCGTCCTCGTCCTGCAGGCGACCGGCCGGGAGGTCTCCGGCGGCGTGCAGATCTGCCTCACCGGGATCGGGCTCGGTCTGCTCGGGGTCGCGTGGGCCGTGCCGCGTCAGCGCCGCGCGCAGCGCCGCGAGGCCGCGCAGCCGCCCACGCCCTGA
- the serC gene encoding phosphoserine transaminase, whose protein sequence is MTSSVQIPAELLPADGRFGCGPSKVRPSHVAALAAVGETLLGTSHRQAPVRSLVGRVREGLADLLGAPEGYEVVLGNGGSTAFWDAAAFGLVRERAAHAAFGEFGQKFATVTRRAPFLAESHVVTAEPGSLARLGPVDGVDVYAWPQNETSTGVVSPVERVPDDGALVCVDATSAAGGVPVDLAETDVYYFAPQKNFGSDGGLWLAVMSPAALARVEEIAASGRWVPDFLSLAAAVENSRKDQTLNTPAIATLVLMAEQLDWMRDQGGLAWAAARSARSAEILYGWAAEREWATPFVAEPAHRSPVVGTIDLTDDVDASKVTAVLRENGVVDVEPYRKLGRNQLRVGMFPAVDPDDVRALTTCVDHVVGALRG, encoded by the coding sequence ATGACCTCCTCCGTGCAGATCCCCGCCGAGCTCCTGCCCGCGGACGGCCGCTTCGGCTGCGGCCCGAGCAAGGTGCGCCCCTCGCACGTCGCCGCCCTCGCCGCCGTCGGTGAGACGTTGCTCGGGACCTCGCACCGTCAGGCGCCGGTGCGCTCCCTCGTCGGCCGGGTCCGGGAGGGCCTCGCCGACCTGCTCGGCGCACCGGAGGGGTATGAGGTCGTGCTCGGCAACGGTGGCTCGACGGCGTTCTGGGACGCCGCCGCGTTCGGGCTCGTCCGCGAGCGCGCGGCGCACGCCGCCTTCGGGGAGTTCGGCCAGAAGTTCGCGACGGTCACCCGCCGGGCGCCGTTCCTCGCCGAGTCGCACGTCGTCACCGCCGAGCCGGGCTCGCTCGCGCGCCTGGGCCCGGTCGACGGCGTCGACGTCTACGCCTGGCCGCAGAACGAGACCTCGACCGGCGTCGTCTCGCCCGTCGAGCGCGTGCCCGACGACGGCGCCCTCGTCTGCGTGGACGCGACCTCGGCCGCGGGCGGGGTCCCCGTCGACCTCGCCGAGACCGACGTCTACTACTTCGCCCCGCAGAAGAACTTCGGGTCCGACGGCGGACTGTGGCTCGCGGTCATGTCCCCCGCCGCGCTCGCGCGCGTCGAGGAGATCGCCGCGAGCGGCCGGTGGGTGCCGGACTTCCTGTCCCTGGCGGCCGCCGTCGAGAACTCACGCAAGGACCAGACCCTCAACACCCCCGCGATCGCCACCCTCGTGCTCATGGCCGAGCAGCTCGACTGGATGCGCGACCAGGGCGGCCTCGCCTGGGCCGCCGCCCGCAGCGCACGCTCGGCGGAGATCCTCTACGGCTGGGCCGCGGAGCGCGAGTGGGCGACGCCGTTCGTCGCCGAGCCGGCGCACCGCTCCCCCGTCGTCGGCACGATCGACCTCACCGACGACGTCGACGCCTCCAAGGTGACGGCGGTGCTGCGCGAGAACGGCGTGGTCGACGTCGAGCCGTACCGCAAGCTCGGCCGCAACCAGCTGCGCGTCGGCATGTTCCCCGCCGTCGACCCCGACGACGTCCGCGCGCTCACGACGTGCGTCGACCACGTGGTCGGGGCGCTGCGCGGCTGA
- a CDS encoding cobalamin-independent methionine synthase II family protein, with protein MRSSSDRILTTHAGSLPRTPELLAANAARQTGEAPAGFADLLAGEVTDLVRRQVEAGIDVVGDGEYGKAMSSPVDYGAWWSYSFQRTGGLEIIDDASWATADVQSAPGDTRLTGFLHRRDRALFADAYADPTSGIFTGDPKASPFPSCTGPLTYTGQDAIAADIANLTAALERTGAEEGFLTALSPGSASRITNRYYASEEEFVYAWADVLREEYRAIIDAGLVLQIDDPSIAENFDQITPEPSVEDYAAFTRLRVEALNYALRDLPEDRIRFHLCWGSWHGPHTTDIAMADIVSTMLQINAGAYSFEAGNVRHEHEWKVWQDVELPEGKLILPGVVSHATNVVEHPELVADRIERFAAGVGRERVVASTDCGLGGRIHPQIAWAKLETLAQGARIASERLWG; from the coding sequence GTGCGCTCGAGCTCCGACCGCATCCTCACCACCCACGCCGGCAGCCTGCCGCGCACGCCCGAGCTGCTCGCCGCCAACGCCGCGCGCCAGACCGGCGAGGCACCGGCGGGCTTCGCCGACCTCCTCGCCGGGGAGGTCACCGACCTCGTCCGGCGCCAGGTCGAGGCGGGCATCGACGTCGTGGGCGACGGCGAGTACGGCAAGGCGATGAGCTCGCCGGTCGACTACGGCGCCTGGTGGTCCTACTCCTTCCAGCGCACCGGCGGCCTGGAGATCATCGACGACGCCTCCTGGGCCACCGCCGACGTGCAGTCCGCCCCCGGGGACACCCGCCTCACCGGCTTCCTGCACCGCCGCGACCGGGCGCTGTTCGCCGACGCGTACGCCGACCCGACGTCCGGCATCTTCACCGGCGACCCCAAGGCCAGCCCGTTCCCCTCGTGCACCGGCCCGCTGACCTACACCGGCCAGGACGCGATCGCGGCGGACATCGCCAACCTCACGGCCGCGCTGGAGCGCACGGGCGCCGAGGAGGGGTTCCTCACCGCCCTGTCCCCGGGCAGCGCCTCGCGCATCACCAACCGGTACTACGCGAGCGAGGAGGAGTTCGTCTACGCGTGGGCCGACGTCCTGCGCGAGGAGTACCGCGCAATCATCGACGCCGGCCTCGTCCTGCAGATCGACGACCCCTCGATCGCGGAGAACTTCGACCAGATCACCCCCGAGCCGAGCGTCGAGGACTACGCCGCCTTCACCCGGCTGCGCGTCGAGGCGCTGAACTACGCGCTGCGCGACCTGCCGGAGGACCGCATCCGCTTCCACCTGTGCTGGGGCAGCTGGCACGGCCCGCACACGACCGACATCGCGATGGCCGACATCGTCTCGACGATGCTGCAGATCAACGCCGGCGCCTACTCCTTCGAGGCCGGCAACGTCCGCCACGAGCACGAGTGGAAGGTGTGGCAGGACGTCGAGCTGCCCGAGGGCAAGCTCATCCTCCCGGGCGTCGTCTCGCACGCGACGAACGTCGTCGAGCACCCCGAGCTCGTCGCCGACCGCATCGAGCGCTTCGCCGCCGGGGTGGGCCGCGAGCGGGTCGTCGCCTCGACCGACTGCGGTCTCGGCGGGCGCATCCACCCGCAGATCGCCTGGGCCAAGCTCGAGACGCTCGCCCAGGGCGCGCGGATCGCGAGCGAGCGCCTCTGGGGCTGA
- a CDS encoding MarR family winged helix-turn-helix transcriptional regulator, translating into MPTTSPSTTTASRVPADPDLASDLRVTVLRLSRKIRSEAGREDLSEAQYCVLAGLTHHGPTTPRSLAERDGVQPPTMTRTIASLETAGLVARTGHPTDGRQVLIELTEKGAGVVGETRRLRNAWMDDLLHGLTAEERATLAAAVAILRRVADV; encoded by the coding sequence ATGCCCACCACCTCGCCCTCAACGACGACGGCGAGCCGCGTCCCCGCCGATCCTGACCTGGCCTCCGACCTGCGCGTGACGGTCCTGCGGCTGTCCCGCAAGATCCGCTCCGAGGCCGGCCGCGAGGATCTCAGCGAGGCCCAGTACTGCGTGCTCGCCGGCCTGACCCACCACGGACCCACGACCCCGCGCTCGCTCGCCGAGCGCGACGGCGTCCAGCCGCCCACGATGACCCGGACGATCGCCTCCCTCGAGACCGCCGGGCTGGTGGCGCGCACCGGCCACCCGACCGACGGACGCCAGGTGCTCATCGAGCTCACCGAGAAGGGCGCCGGCGTGGTCGGGGAGACCCGCCGGCTGCGCAACGCCTGGATGGACGACCTCCTGCACGGCCTCACTGCCGAGGAGCGCGCCACCCTCGCGGCGGCCGTGGCGATCCTCCGGCGGGTGGCCGACGTATGA
- a CDS encoding purple acid phosphatase family protein — protein MTTSRRRPLVRTGGLAATAALAFAALAGAPASAATEDFRIQPYLQSPTSSSMLVTWFSWEEEPGQLEVPGRAPLVSAPELQEHLDWTDNNRQQAVDNPEWGDWFREGRNYRHQVLVEGLEPGTTYEYTVRQGDSEVTSTLTTAPTREDWDHIRFTAMSDSETEPAGRVTHREWVPGVVAEGSERPSPTDSLWAQTFGSEDRQGERILRYALTEDQGFAANLEIVAERDPDLMLFAGDLVQGGGFQPAWDEWFRYLSGDVGQLAQSRPVVTAIGNWEPYGASDGAYTIPAVIDGRASYRSYFTPPSNGTPEHQSNYHRVDHGPLTVLTLDSTKGLPDDHRDSYPEAERLTGREFTGPGTDTQSSYTSTAYEEGGGTDLSPYNPGSVQWEWAVEQLADAREQGQVVVVQFHHAPYSSGEHGLPMNHVESSGQGGPPMRVYSELFEEYGVAAVISGHSEMFERSWVDVDGDGRGINYYDVGVAGDGLRGERHENGNLLSEPLLEYNPYRVWSADQFEPEVWDGEVLVDGGKHYGHLEVNLERSAARSQAGVAATMTLTPVYSFPLLDEDLTVLGTERRTYDDEVVLLIGEDGTVLPDAPAPTPTPTEDPEPTEPPEPPTADPTPPPAGSDADAGEQPAAPAPPNAPGGGSLPSTGAPVGVAALAALALVGAGLLLRRRLTH, from the coding sequence ATGACCACATCCAGACGCCGTCCACTCGTCCGAACGGGCGGCCTGGCCGCCACAGCCGCCCTCGCGTTCGCCGCCCTCGCGGGAGCGCCCGCGAGCGCCGCCACCGAGGACTTCCGCATCCAGCCCTACCTGCAGAGCCCGACGTCGTCGTCGATGCTCGTGACCTGGTTCTCCTGGGAGGAGGAGCCCGGGCAGCTCGAGGTCCCCGGCCGCGCGCCGCTCGTCTCCGCCCCCGAGCTCCAGGAGCACCTCGACTGGACCGACAACAACCGGCAGCAGGCGGTGGACAACCCGGAGTGGGGCGACTGGTTCCGCGAGGGCCGCAACTACCGCCACCAGGTGCTCGTCGAGGGCCTGGAGCCGGGCACGACGTACGAGTACACCGTGCGCCAGGGCGACTCGGAGGTCACCAGCACCCTCACCACCGCCCCCACCCGGGAGGACTGGGACCACATCCGCTTCACCGCGATGTCGGACTCCGAGACCGAGCCGGCCGGGCGGGTGACGCACCGGGAGTGGGTGCCGGGCGTCGTCGCCGAGGGCAGCGAGCGCCCGTCGCCCACCGACTCGCTGTGGGCGCAGACGTTCGGGTCGGAGGACCGCCAGGGCGAGCGGATCCTGCGCTACGCGCTCACCGAGGACCAGGGCTTCGCCGCGAACCTGGAGATCGTCGCCGAGCGCGACCCCGACCTCATGCTCTTCGCCGGTGACCTCGTCCAGGGCGGCGGCTTCCAGCCGGCGTGGGACGAGTGGTTCCGCTACCTGAGCGGGGACGTCGGGCAGCTGGCGCAGAGCCGCCCGGTCGTCACCGCGATCGGCAACTGGGAGCCCTACGGCGCCTCCGACGGCGCGTACACGATCCCCGCGGTCATCGACGGGCGCGCGTCCTACCGCAGCTACTTCACCCCGCCGAGCAACGGCACCCCCGAGCACCAGAGCAACTACCACCGCGTCGACCACGGGCCGCTCACCGTGCTCACCCTCGACTCCACCAAGGGTCTGCCCGACGACCACCGCGACAGCTACCCGGAGGCGGAGCGTCTCACCGGCCGCGAGTTCACCGGGCCCGGCACCGACACCCAGTCGAGCTACACCTCCACCGCCTACGAGGAGGGCGGTGGCACCGACCTCTCGCCCTACAACCCGGGCAGCGTCCAGTGGGAGTGGGCGGTGGAGCAGCTCGCCGACGCGCGGGAGCAGGGCCAGGTCGTCGTCGTCCAGTTCCACCACGCGCCGTACTCCTCCGGGGAGCACGGCTTGCCGATGAACCACGTGGAGTCCTCCGGCCAGGGCGGCCCGCCGATGCGTGTGTACAGCGAGCTGTTCGAGGAGTACGGCGTCGCCGCCGTCATCTCGGGCCACTCGGAGATGTTCGAGCGCTCGTGGGTGGACGTCGACGGCGACGGCAGGGGCATCAACTACTACGACGTCGGCGTCGCGGGTGACGGCCTGCGCGGTGAGCGCCACGAGAACGGCAACCTGCTGTCCGAGCCGCTGCTCGAGTACAACCCCTACCGCGTGTGGTCGGCCGACCAGTTCGAGCCGGAGGTGTGGGACGGGGAGGTGCTCGTCGACGGCGGCAAGCACTACGGGCACCTCGAGGTGAACCTCGAGCGCAGCGCCGCGCGCAGCCAGGCGGGCGTCGCCGCGACGATGACGCTCACGCCCGTCTACTCCTTCCCGCTGCTCGACGAGGACCTCACCGTCCTCGGCACCGAGCGCCGCACCTACGACGACGAGGTCGTCCTGCTCATCGGCGAGGACGGCACGGTGCTCCCCGACGCCCCCGCGCCCACCCCGACGCCCACCGAGGACCCCGAGCCGACGGAGCCGCCGGAGCCGCCGACCGCGGACCCGACGCCGCCGCCCGCCGGCTCGGACGCCGACGCGGGCGAGCAGCCGGCAGCCCCGGCCCCGCCGAACGCCCCCGGTGGCGGGAGCCTGCCGAGCACCGGCGCGCCGGTGGGGGTTGCGGCCCTCGCGGCGCTCGCGCTCGTCGGCGCCGGCCTGCTCCTGCGGCGGCGACTGACTCACTGA
- a CDS encoding signal peptidase I, whose product MSNVVLTARHRDAQRPRRLTPMLLARLVPAVALAVLLVVLALLVVLPRLLGWAPLTVLTGSMEPTIPTGSQVVVAPVRDVATLEVGDVVTVMPYPDTPTLVTHRIVARTDSAAGPTFVTQGDANDAVDGWEVTETQIRGEVRYWVPLAGYVATVLTGHTKALGLLVVALALFGYAAAQVGAVARERQAGREAVPAAADVPAWTRTAGRRTPPTGGAELLGEVATVSRAVDVALARQALGELEDVARVTAGRG is encoded by the coding sequence GTGAGCAACGTCGTCCTCACCGCCCGTCACCGGGACGCCCAACGGCCCCGACGACTCACCCCCATGCTGCTCGCCCGGCTGGTGCCCGCCGTCGCGCTCGCCGTACTCCTCGTGGTCCTGGCCCTGCTCGTCGTCCTCCCGCGGCTCCTCGGCTGGGCGCCCCTCACGGTGCTCACCGGCTCGATGGAGCCGACCATCCCCACCGGCAGCCAGGTCGTCGTCGCCCCGGTCCGCGACGTCGCCACCCTCGAGGTCGGCGACGTCGTCACGGTCATGCCCTACCCGGACACCCCGACGCTCGTCACGCACCGCATCGTCGCGCGGACCGACTCGGCCGCCGGCCCGACGTTCGTCACCCAGGGCGACGCGAACGACGCCGTCGACGGGTGGGAGGTGACCGAGACCCAGATCCGTGGCGAGGTGCGGTACTGGGTGCCGCTCGCCGGGTACGTCGCGACGGTGCTCACGGGGCACACCAAGGCGCTCGGGCTCCTCGTCGTGGCGCTCGCGCTGTTCGGCTACGCCGCGGCGCAGGTGGGCGCGGTGGCGCGGGAGCGGCAGGCAGGGCGCGAGGCGGTCCCCGCCGCGGCGGACGTCCCGGCCTGGACCCGGACTGCGGGACGCCGCACGCCGCCGACCGGTGGGGCGGAGCTGCTCGGTGAGGTCGCCACGGTCTCGCGCGCCGTGGACGTCGCGCTCGCCCGGCAGGCGCTCGGCGAGCTCGAGGACGTCGCGCGCGTCACCGCCGGGCGGGGCTGA
- the thiD gene encoding bifunctional hydroxymethylpyrimidine kinase/phosphomethylpyrimidine kinase gives MTQLAYVIAGSEATGGAGIQADLRTYQQLGVYGVGTITCIVSFDPKNDWAHRFVPVEPQVIADQIEAATATHDLDVVKIGMLGTPATIDVVARALRAQPWRHVVLDPVLICKGQEAGAALDTDIALREQVLPLATVVTPNMFETRTLSGMDTIESVEDLAEAARRIHALGPRYVLAKGGVELPGEDAVDVLFDGEEVTILSEPKIGQERVSGAGCTLAAATAAELAKGADVHEAVRTAKALVTAGIRARVGARTPFDSVWQGAYTA, from the coding sequence GTGACCCAGCTCGCCTACGTCATCGCCGGCTCGGAGGCGACCGGCGGCGCCGGCATCCAGGCTGACCTCCGCACCTACCAGCAGCTCGGTGTCTACGGGGTCGGCACGATCACGTGCATCGTCTCCTTCGACCCGAAGAACGACTGGGCACACCGCTTCGTCCCGGTCGAGCCGCAGGTCATCGCCGACCAGATCGAGGCCGCGACGGCCACCCACGACCTCGACGTCGTCAAGATCGGGATGCTCGGCACCCCGGCGACGATCGACGTCGTCGCCCGCGCGCTGCGCGCCCAGCCGTGGCGCCACGTCGTCCTCGACCCGGTGCTCATCTGCAAGGGCCAGGAGGCCGGCGCGGCGCTCGACACCGACATCGCGCTGCGCGAGCAGGTGCTGCCGCTGGCCACCGTCGTCACCCCGAACATGTTCGAGACCCGCACCCTGTCGGGGATGGACACCATCGAGTCGGTGGAGGACCTCGCCGAGGCCGCTCGCCGCATCCACGCCCTCGGCCCGAGGTACGTGCTCGCCAAGGGCGGGGTGGAGCTGCCGGGAGAGGACGCCGTCGACGTCCTGTTCGACGGCGAGGAGGTCACGATCCTCTCCGAGCCGAAGATCGGCCAGGAGCGCGTCTCCGGCGCCGGCTGCACGCTCGCGGCGGCGACGGCGGCCGAGCTCGCCAAGGGCGCGGACGTGCACGAGGCGGTCCGCACCGCCAAGGCGCTCGTCACCGCCGGCATCCGCGCCCGGGTGGGCGCGCGGACCCCGTTCGACTCGGTGTGGCAGGGCGCCTACACCGCCTGA
- a CDS encoding citrate/2-methylcitrate synthase, translated as MNDTPPIFTLSPDNEPRYRGRPVAEILDHPFESVWGLLVDGVAAPALPPAEPFPLPVRTGDARVDVQSAIAQLAPVWGFRPLLDIPPERARQDLARASVLALSYVAQSARAPELPAIPQRQVEEGRSVAERFLIRWCGSARPDHAQALDALWAVVAEDGPDSPSTRIARMVAGTGADVGACLSGAVSAVSGPLAAGAAARAQQLAVQVNDGLDPAEAVRTALREQTVVPGLVPAARDPRAEMLREVCRRLDARLFEAGRALERAGRDLVAERSGRPASANVVFWGALLLDHVGFAPRLFNALIVCGRTAGWSAHVLETRAQLLTP; from the coding sequence ATGAACGACACCCCGCCGATCTTCACCCTGAGCCCCGACAACGAGCCCCGCTACCGCGGCCGCCCCGTCGCCGAGATCCTCGACCACCCCTTCGAGTCGGTGTGGGGGCTGCTCGTCGACGGCGTCGCCGCCCCCGCCCTCCCCCCTGCCGAGCCCTTCCCGCTGCCGGTGCGCACGGGCGACGCCCGGGTCGACGTGCAGAGCGCGATCGCCCAGCTCGCCCCCGTGTGGGGCTTCCGCCCGCTGCTCGACATCCCGCCCGAGCGCGCCCGGCAGGACCTCGCCCGCGCCTCGGTGCTCGCGCTGTCCTACGTCGCGCAGTCCGCTCGTGCCCCGGAGCTGCCGGCCATCCCCCAGCGGCAGGTCGAGGAGGGCCGGTCGGTCGCCGAGCGGTTCCTCATCCGCTGGTGCGGCTCGGCCCGGCCCGACCACGCCCAGGCGCTCGACGCCCTGTGGGCCGTTGTCGCCGAGGACGGCCCCGACTCCCCCTCGACCCGCATCGCCCGGATGGTCGCCGGCACGGGCGCGGACGTCGGCGCGTGCCTGTCCGGGGCGGTGTCCGCGGTGAGCGGTCCGCTCGCCGCCGGCGCGGCCGCCCGGGCCCAGCAGCTCGCCGTCCAGGTGAACGACGGGCTCGACCCGGCCGAGGCCGTCCGCACGGCCCTGCGTGAGCAGACCGTCGTCCCCGGGCTCGTCCCCGCCGCGCGCGACCCGCGCGCCGAGATGCTGCGCGAGGTGTGCCGCAGGCTCGACGCGCGGCTGTTCGAGGCCGGGCGGGCGCTGGAGCGGGCAGGCCGGGACCTCGTCGCCGAGCGCTCGGGCCGCCCGGCGAGCGCCAACGTCGTCTTCTGGGGTGCGCTCCTGCTCGACCACGTCGGCTTCGCGCCGCGCCTGTTCAACGCCCTCATCGTGTGCGGCCGGACCGCCGGCTGGTCCGCCCACGTCCTCGAGACCCGCGCCCAGCTCCTCACCCCCTGA